A single Paratractidigestivibacter faecalis DNA region contains:
- a CDS encoding L-lactate dehydrogenase translates to MALIRKIGVIGQGHVGAHVANSLLMQGVADELYLADINAQKLESECQDLTDSMSFYPHNCRVVNCGEKYELLAGCDVVVNAAGDVAKAAGDRDGELFVTAEITRTWPRRLVDAGFGGVIVTISNPCDVVATEIWHLTGYDPRRIIGSGTALDSARLKNAIARRVNLDQRSICAYMLGEHGTSQFAAWSAVNFGGKPLAELAAEQPDRFGFNLAQVEKDARFGGYVTYAGKGCTEYAIANAAVRLVRAVVSDEHLVTACSTLLTGEYGESGHYTSLPCVVGAAGVEEVVTLSLTEAEEAQLHASCEHIKGNIARLTWWDEERHPSLR, encoded by the coding sequence ATGGCACTCATTCGCAAGATCGGCGTCATCGGACAGGGCCATGTGGGCGCGCACGTGGCAAACAGCCTGCTCATGCAGGGTGTGGCAGACGAGCTCTACCTCGCCGACATCAACGCGCAGAAGCTGGAGAGCGAGTGCCAGGACCTCACCGACTCCATGAGCTTCTACCCGCACAACTGCCGCGTGGTCAACTGCGGCGAGAAGTACGAGCTTCTCGCCGGCTGCGACGTGGTGGTCAACGCCGCCGGTGACGTGGCCAAGGCCGCCGGCGACCGTGACGGCGAGCTCTTTGTGACCGCCGAGATCACCCGCACCTGGCCGCGCCGCCTGGTGGACGCCGGCTTTGGGGGCGTCATCGTCACCATCTCCAACCCCTGCGACGTGGTTGCCACGGAGATCTGGCACCTCACCGGCTACGACCCGCGCCGCATCATCGGCTCCGGCACGGCCCTGGACTCCGCGCGCCTCAAGAACGCCATTGCCCGCCGCGTCAACCTGGACCAGCGCTCCATCTGCGCCTACATGCTGGGCGAGCACGGCACCTCTCAGTTTGCCGCGTGGTCTGCCGTCAACTTCGGCGGAAAGCCGCTGGCCGAGCTCGCCGCCGAGCAGCCCGACCGCTTTGGCTTTAACCTTGCGCAGGTCGAGAAGGACGCCCGCTTTGGCGGCTACGTGACCTACGCGGGCAAGGGATGCACGGAGTACGCCATCGCCAACGCCGCCGTGCGCCTGGTGCGCGCCGTGGTCTCCGACGAGCATCTGGTCACGGCCTGCTCCACGCTGCTTACGGGCGAGTACGGCGAGTCCGGCCACTACACCAGCCTGCCGTGCGTGGTGGGCGCCGCGGGCGTCGAGGAGGTCGTCACGCTCTCGCTCACCGAGGCGGAGGAGGCCCAGCTTCACGCCTCCTGCGAGCACATCAAGGGCAACATCGCCCGTCTGACTTGGTGGGACGAGGAGCGCCACCCCAGCCTGAGGTAG